One genomic window of Salvelinus namaycush isolate Seneca chromosome 22, SaNama_1.0, whole genome shotgun sequence includes the following:
- the prdm8 gene encoding PR domain zinc finger protein 8, with amino-acid sequence MDHSFLSRSLWNSEGKFLQHHATDLYTSVHVTRNIPAGAQFGPCILQNTFYDTIAFIALKSRDKRSKSYVFRVDPEAMRSSALVLSWLRLVQAACGREEQNTEAFLKGGQLYFRTTRDIRQEEELLVWYDQELSHLLGFTDILTRGQNEELKCATCNQVFKNEHPYLAHCRFLCAQVKYDALSREAYEHKHMEIKRQRRVTDFHNIARDLEHKRYGASEDAEISPRKWKHEETGYPRWRKPVLLEKTNISNNNNITQVTREDHLTAPESTGSALKLKAEKYQLKKDHVECKNSAFTEVGAAKMSFTHEKEKPTEADSETVREMSADLNANSNSSAFSFVLRSGAEEQKSAFCKPCKRTSNGSTAHPSNTLPAPLNRLEEVRDVFTSKTVLGYNNLLATNMLNGDLPRAQTLPTPVNGNAFPYAPEHWSRSIGDQLQTTSSLTILPPTFTSIGVSVQNWCAKCNLSFRMTSDLVLHMRSHHKKEFAAESQVRRRREEKLTCPICHEFFRERHHLSRHMTSHN; translated from the exons ATGGACCATAGTTTTTTATCTCGTTCCCTCTGGAACAGTGAGGGTAAATTCCTCCAGCACCACGCGACAGACCTCTATACCAGCGTGCACGTCACTCGCAACATCCCTGCTGGGGCACAGTTCGGCCCGTGCATCCTTCAGAACACATTCTATGACACCATCGCCTTCATAGCGCTCAAATCCCGCGACAAGAGAAGCAAATCATACGTGTTCAGG GTGGACCCCGAGGCTATGCGGAGCTCTGCTCTAGTGTTGTCCTGGCTGCGGCTGGTGCAGGCGGCGTGTGGCAGGGAGGAACAGAACACGGAAGCGTTCCTGAAGGGAGGCCAGCTGTATTTCCGGACCACCAGGGACATACGTCAGGAAGAGGAACTGTTGGTGTGGTATGACCAGGAGTTGTCACATCTACTGGGCTTCACTGACATCTTAACCAGAGGACAAAATGAAG AGCTTAAATGCGCAACATGTAACCAGGTCTTCAAGAATGAGCATCCCTATTTGGCCCACTGCCGCTTCCTGTGCGCGCAGGTGAAGTATGACGCGCTGAGCAGAGAGGCCTACGAACACAAACACATGGAGATAAAGCGGCAACGACGCGTCACAGACTTCCACAACATCGCCAGGGATCTGGAACATAAAAGATACGGCGCCAGTGAAGACGCTGAGATTTCCCCGCGGAAATGGAAACACGAGGAGACGGGTTATCCCCGATGGAGGAAACCTGTTCTACTTGAGAAAACCAACATAtcgaacaacaacaacatcacacAGGTAACCAGAGAAGACCACCTCACTGCGCCAGAGTCAACTGGCTCTGCCTTGAAACTGAAGGCGGAGAAGTACCAGCTCAAAAAGGACCATGTGGAATGTAAAAATAGTGCGTTTACAGAGGTTGGAGCAGCGAAAATGAGTTTTACGCACGAGAAAGAAAAGCCTACGGAGGCTGATTCTGAGACAGTGCGGGAGATGAGTGCTGATTTAAACGCAAACAGCAACAGCAGTGCCTTTTCATTCGTTCTGCGCAGTGGAGCGGAGGAGCAGAAAAGCGCTTTCTGTAAACCCTGTAAAAGGACTTCTAACGGTTCTACAGCGCACCCATCCAACACATTACCTGCTCCATTGAACCGCCTAGAGGAAGTGAGAGACGTTTTTACCTCAAAGACGGTTCTGGGATACAACAATCTGTTGGCTACTAATATGTTGAATGGTGATTTACCTCGCGCACAGACCCTACCCACACCGGTTAATGGAAACGCTTTCCCGTACGCGCCAGAGCACTGGTCCAGGAGCATTGGAGACCAACTACAAACCACGTCGTCTTTAACAATTCTTCCACCAACGTTTACCTCCATTGGGGTGTCAGTGCAAAACTGGTGCGCCAAGTGTAACCTCTCCTTCCGCATGACGTCTGACCTAGTGTTACACATGCGCTCGCACCACAAGAAGGAGTTCGCGGCGGAGTCCCAGGTGAGGAGGAGGCGAGAGGAGAAACTCACCTGCCCTATCTGCCACGAGTTCTTCCGGGAACGGCACCACCTTTCACGTCACATGACATCGCACAATTAA